One Ostrea edulis chromosome 6, xbOstEdul1.1, whole genome shotgun sequence genomic window, CTTGAGTCACCTTGCCccgtatttaaagattttccctacatatttgcatttaaaactttgatccctattgtgcccccccccccccattttttacaaccttgaatttacactatgttaagaagctttcatgtaaatataaactttctggcccaatggttcttgagaagaagatttttaaagattttctctctatatttgtatgcaaaactttgatttcctaATACAGTCCCACCCTATCCCCGGGttccataatttttacaaacttgaatctgcactacgtcagaaaactttcacatacatataaacttttctggtccattggttcttgagaagatttttaaaggaccctaccctatttttgcatatttgtgattatctccactttgagggggggggggatgacccttcatttgaacaaacttgaaagtccttcacccaaggatgcttttgctaagtttggttaaaattggcgcagtggttctggagaagtcgaaaatgtgaaaagtttacagacggacggacaacaggtgatcagaaaagctcactaaaaataaaaattacaaactCGTATTACTTGATGAAAAACCACAAAGTTTAAATTGTCTCTTACAATGGGAAAATAAATATAGGACGAGTTAACAAATTCCGTATACCAAAAATTTTATTAGCAGAAAAAATCTTATGTTATTGATCAAAATCGTGATTAAACACATGTAACTACCGTGATTTGATTTAATAGAATAATCAGACAACAATGGTGGTTTTTGAGACCCGCAGTTAACATCTAATCACCAACTTTCTGACGGCCAATaatgaagttttacataccGATTGAGAATATTTCTATCCCTCTTAGTTTGACCAGCATCAACACATCCTCTAGTTTGTATGGATTCGTAGATTGGCCATCCGTCATGATGATACCTTCAACAATTCAAACGGTAACTTTGTCATAAAGAACTTGACCCAGAATATGCCCTTTTGGTCTaccaatttttgaaaaattaaagaacactttagaataaatctaaaagaatatttttcatcCATAACATGAACCAAGTTACATGTAATGTGTATATCATGTATTATTTCCCTTACAAAAATAAACTAATTGCCCAAACTTCATATTCCCTTGTCACTTAAACGTCAACTACGATTCAACCGCCAATTACGTCCTAATTATTCCCTCAACAACGCAACAGTTAATTAAGGACATCATTACCGTCTTTCACGGAGGACAGTGTATATACAatgttgaaattttgtttctgtCTCCGGACAACGCATTTACTCTCAATAGTGATTGGTGGAGGATACATGATGTGaaattctaccacggttattgcaaagatcaaaggaatgccgtgGTCATTATTCTGTGATATACCTCCATACGTAATAAccgattatgagaaaattgatacacatctcgctTGCGCTCCGtgttttgccaatacaacaataaagtcgataactgataactcaattttataattatgaaaaataaattcacaaatgactgaagaacatttgcTATTCAGCATaaatcaatcgtctgcatttcgagatcgatacacatgtaaacagaCATGTCGATGCATTTTTTTGTTGGACTGTGCATTCAAAGCAGTTAATTGTTACAATCAGTCAACATCATAATTCTGTGGGGATCAGGGTTAGCATAGAtccttgtcataagaggcgactaaatgggacggtccttcggatgagatcacaaaaaccgaggtcccgtgtcacaccaggtgtggcacgatgaagatccctcccttccctgcttaaaggccgtaagcgctgagcataggtctaaattttgcaacccttcaccggcaattgtgatgtctcaatataagctggacgttaaacaatatacaaccaaccaacatacAACTTAACAATTTTACCAGCTTTCCAGTCTTTAAAAAATGAGAAAACGAAAAGCAGTCTCGTCTAGAATCGCATTCCCGTGCTTTTTCAGCAGGCGGAGAAACAATCTCGAGACGCCTTTCCCAAGCTTGCCGGAAAGACCAAAGAAGTTGCGATTGTTTTGTCTATTAGTTCTTTGATTTGATTACACTAAAAGGAACTGCCATTGTAATTCTTTAAGTCAGTTTTAAGAGCATTTCTATATTCCAGGGTTGGGCGGccgcccccggttttaaccagcggttttaaccgtcccggttAATACTCCCAAGtagtcaatactggtcaattgaaatttaaactttccattttccttctttttttttaaatagaaaaacagtaattACGATTAAGTAGAAGAACGAGTTCGTgagttttatttaaataaaaatatacacttttttaCCAATTTAAATTTGTTAGTTAATGTTGTTAATTTTTAGCGGTCTTTAAAATTGCAACAGTGTTTCTTACCGGGGtatttcaaaccaaacaattataaacaacaacaatgcATCCCGTTCGCATTTTCTTTTGCAGATTTTGACTAGGCTACGTGTTACCTTTAAAGCAATCGGAACttctcgaatgtctcgcgcactcgacatacatgtagatctcggatgtaatacggtggcatccatgagtgaatttgatgcattgccagTTGATTGACCTTTAAAatcttgcttcgcggacgggccgaGCTTCGCTCAGTGTAACTGTTATTTGTAAGGCCCTCGGTGGGTCCCCAAAAGCTCCAGGATTCTGAGGCTTTTAGGTTATTTTTATGAggtatttttgatattttttaatcataataaaaatcgataaacaacaacaaataataATTGATTTGGTCACAGGGTGACCTCTAAATCTCCACTGACCTTGTGTCCTCTCCCACTTAAAATTCAGTAGTGAGTTTGTTATGAATTCTATCTTAGAGTGTTTAAGCACTGTTGAATACTTACCTATACGAGGCACAGTGCTAGGTCGTGGGGAGACCGAGAATCCCTGATCGAGTAAAATTTCAAACGCTTTGTGAGTGTACGTATTCCCAAGTGAGTATTCAATATTCAGCAATGCGTCCTGCAAGCTCCTTTTATCGCCATGAGCAGCAAGCCCGAACTCTAACCGAGCGTCCGTGCTGAAGGATATGACCCCTATCCTCACGTCTTCACTGCCCTGTCCGATGGTAAACCCCTCTACAAATCTGGCGATGAAGGAAAGTTCCTTGTCAAAGTTCGCCACGCTACCGAGACTGGAGGATTTGTCCACAATGAAGAAGATGTCCGCTGGTTTGTTACTGCATCCTATAAGAATACGTAACATAACGATGACGTAATGACGATGGTACGATCGCGCGATATACTAGTAGTATCTTGTCATTTCCATTGTACTATCTATTTATCATCTTTACCCTACCGCGTCATCGCCCGTACACTATCGATATAAGAGTGGATAATATGATAATGCGATAGTTAATATctttaaatcaacattttaaacAAGCACACTAAATATCGAGACagcaaaaattcaaaattcaaaaagcaAGCATGTGTAAAAGTGCCTAGCAATACAGgagtatacatgtaacatcgtGAATATATAGAGAAACATCGTGGACATATAGGGTAACATCGTGAACATATAGTGTAACATCGTGAATATATAGTGTATCATCGTGAATATATAGCGTAACATTGTGAACATATAGTGTAACATCGTGAACATATAGTGTAACATCGTGAATATATAGTGTATCATCGTGAATATATAGCGTAACATCGTGAACATATAGTGTAACATCGTGAATATATAGCGTAACATCGTGAACATTTAATGTAACATCGTGAATGTTTAGTGTAATATCGTGAATATGTAGTGTAACATCGTGAATATATAGTGTATCATCGTGAATATATAGCGTAACATCGTGAACATATAGTGTAACATCGTGAATATATAGTGTAACATCGTGAACATATAGTGTATCATCGTGAACATATAGTGTAACATCGTGAATATATAGTGTAACATCGTGAACATATAGTGTAACATCCTCAAGATATAGTGTGACATCGTGAATATATAGTGTGACATCGTGAACAGACAGTGTAACATCGTGAATATATAGTGTAACATTGTGAATATTTAGTGTAACATCGTGAATACACAGTGTACCATCGTGAACATATAGTGTAACATCGTAAACATATAGTGTGACATCGTGAATACACAGTGTAACATCGTGAACATATAGTGCAACATCGTTAAAATATAGTGTAACATCGTGAATATGTAGTGTAACATCGTGAGCATATAGTGTAATATCGTGAACAAATAGTGTAACATCgtgaatatatatgtacctaCGCCTTCTTAGTGGACCTGAAAGGTAAGGCAAACACCATAAAATCATCACATTCCCTGGTGGAATAAAGGCCAGTCAATACACTTATAATCAGATTACATCAAAACGACAAAGAACCAAACCAGTCTAAATAAAAGGAATAAAGAATTCCAAGAAAAGGAGAAAGTTTGGCTAAAACAAATTCTGATTTACAGTTTATATGATAACAAGAACACAGaagctacatgtatcatttcatgCTATTAATAAACACACTTAAAAAAATAGCTACTGATTGCATAATATTTGAGTACTACCATTAGTAACCATGTCGCTTTTAGAGGATTTGAGAAGGCTCAATTCAGTCTGACTCTATATATAGTGATGCATGTTCTACTGAGGACTCAAAggatattgatgaattctctcCAAATAACTATGGTGCATGACATTTTCCGCAATAACTAGAAGTAAAATTTcctatgtacaatgtatatgagaACAAAGAGAATCTTACTTGTGCAGAGATTGTTGAGGAGTATTCTAAACAGTCTGGATTTTTCCAGACTGTCAATGTCGTCCACGCGGTAGTAGTTCTTCGCGCCACTAGATATTCCCACCATCTCCGCGTGATCCACACGGTGGCCCACCCCAATACCAAATACCTCTACACCATGGAACTTCAGTTTGTTAGCTTCCTTTCTCGTCAAGGTTTTGGCCATTGGCAGACTATACAGGTCATACCTGCCTGCATCGAGATGACCATTTCACATGTTTAGATGTTGCGCAACAAGAAGACgacaaaaacaaaatcttgCGTTCTTACAAAGAATCTCGtgacaaaatgaaataaacattggAATTGTGGACAATATTTTACACGTGctgcaaaaataaataattctaatGTAGAATCAAATGCAGAATGTAAAGAACAGGGGTGATGTTATTGGTTAAGCATGAGAGTGTGAAAGAATTGGGAACATCGTTCATGGAGTTTTATGTCAGTATTCTACTCTAATCCGTACCTGGATTTGTTTCTCCATCCGTCAGAATAATGACCAAATTCTTAAAACCTGGTCTGTCGCCCGCGTGCGCAACAAACACTTCCTGCCTGGCTTGTTTCAGTGCCCTGTAGATGGTTGTACACATCCCGTCAGTGTACGAAAGACCCCTGATTGCTCGTAGAACAGCTTCTTTGGTGTCATATCTATTGAAGTCAAATTCCAGTCTACTGCCAGCGCTGAAGGTTATGACCGCTACTTTGGTTTTGTTGGGTCCTATCTGGTATCCTTCCAAGACTCGTTCCACGAAGTGGAGCTCTTTCTGGTAGGCTTGTAGACCCAGACTTCTAGATGTGTCAACGAGGAAAGCGAGGTCCGCATCTTCTGAACAGCCTGTTATCACGACAGTACATATGTAACACGGCTAGTCAAAACCTTAGAAAGGTTACAAATGCAGGCTACATCTGTGATctatgaaatcatttttaatCAAGTATGTCTCATTTTACAGTACACCCAAAGAATAATAAAGTTACCTGTGCTTGAAGACTCGGCGAGATTAAAGATGAATTgcgagtctatgtaacctgCAATACAGTTATGCAATAAATATACAGTAGATTCATAGTGAAGAAAAGAATCTGTCGATGAGTTTAACATtctatttcatttgaataggagtagattaaagattttgaataaaaaatgttaTTGGGTCTacttaatgattttttttttcatgtatgaAGGagtcattttcaattttgtttgtaaCCACAATCACATAGTCAGAAATTATAATTTTAGCATTCTTGATTCTCCATCAACTTTACTAACTTGTTGACTCGCAAACAAGATTTAGTCCATGCGCTATCAAGACTCCAAAGAGCGGTACACTCGAGAGTCAATGTATTGCAGGGCCATTTTAGAGATCTGATGTTAACCGCGGTTTCGCAAAATCCTTAAAATCAACACTACTGAATTACAGCACTATAAAGTGTAAACTTTTCAGCTAACACTTCTT contains:
- the LOC125647965 gene encoding collagen alpha-1(XII) chain-like, with the protein product MLNSSTDSFLHYESTVYLLHNCIAGYIDSQFIFNLAESSSTGCSEDADLAFLVDTSRSLGLQAYQKELHFVERVLEGYQIGPNKTKVAVITFSAGSRLEFDFNRYDTKEAVLRAIRGLSYTDGMCTTIYRALKQARQEVFVAHAGDRPGFKNLVIILTDGETNPGRYDLYSLPMAKTLTRKEANKLKFHGVEVFGIGVGHRVDHAEMVGISSGAKNYYRVDDIDSLEKSRLFRILLNNLCTRCSNKPADIFFIVDKSSSLGSVANFDKELSFIARFVEGFTIGQGSEDVRIGVISFSTDARLEFGLAAHGDKRSLQDALLNIEYSLGNTYTHKAFEILLDQGFSVSPRPSTVPRIGIIMTDGQSTNPYKLEDVLMLVKLRGIEIFSIGFGSVDVTELNMMATVPDHTRVFVVDDIHTLDTVRDELYLEICNLIG